From a single Sparus aurata chromosome 13, fSpaAur1.1, whole genome shotgun sequence genomic region:
- the rbmx2 gene encoding RNA-binding motif protein, X-linked 2, translating to MNPLTKVKLINELNEREADLGVKESVSWHTEYKDSAWIFVGGFPFELTEGDIICVFSQYGEIVNINLVRDKKTGKSKGFCFICYEDQRSTVLAVDNFNGIKIKGRTIRVDHVKDYRPPKDHEDIDDVTKHLREEGCAPKAHQSSSSSSEEEEQYAIPVKKPKKDKKEKKKKKKEKKEKKKAEKEKEKEKERGSRALHSSSSSPPLPPPSAFRVKEEKEDSGYDKYNQRAAPPGGQQNGQRARDSERLRGEEERRRGETDREREEDRRRNREREGDRRRETDREYERRRESDRDRVDDRRRETERDDRRREMDRETDGDRRRETDRENDRRREFDRDRRRDTDRDDRRRETDRDRERPRKY from the exons ATGAA TCCACTGACGAAGGTGAAGCTGATCAATGAACTGAATGAACGCGAGGCCGACCTCGGGGTGAAGGAGTCCGTGTCCTGGCACACTGAGTACAAAGACAGCGCCTGGATATTTGTCG GAGGATTTCCGTTCGAGCTGACTGAAGGTGACATCATCTGCGTCTTCTCTCA GTATGGAGAGATCGTCAACATCAACCTGGTGCGAGACAAGAAGACGGGGAAGTCCAAAGGCTTCTGCTTCATCTGCTACGAGGACCAGAGGAGCACCGTCCTGGCTGTGGACAACTTCAACGGCATCAAG ATTAAAGGACGGACGATCCGCGTAGATCACGTTAAAGACTACCGTCCTCCCAAAGACCACGAGGACATCGACGACGTGACCAAACACCTGAGGGAGGAAGGCTGCGCTCCCAAAGCCCACCagtcgtcctcctcgtcctcggaggaagaggagcagtaCGCCATCCCCGTGAAGAAGCCCAAAAAAG acaagaaagagaagaagaaaaagaagaaagagaagaaggagaagaagaaggccgagaaggagaaggagaaagagaaagagcgagGGAGCCGGGCGCTgcactcctcctcttcctcacctcctcttcctcctccttctgcctTCAGAGtcaaagaggagaaggaggacagCGGCTACGACAAGTACAACCAGAGGGCAGCGCCACCGGGAGGACAACAGAACGGACAGAGAGCGAGGGACAGCGAGAGACTccggggggaggaagagaggaggaggggggagacggacagggagagagaggaagacaggaggaggaatcGTGAGAGGGAGGgcgacaggaggagagagacagacagagagtatgagagaagaagagagtcTGATCGGGACAGAGTCGacgacagaagaagagagacggAAAGAGACGACAGACGAAGGgagatggacagagagacagacggtgacaggaggagagagacagacagagaaaatgaTAGAAGAAGAGAGTTTGATCGGGACAGAAGAAGAGACACAGATAGAGacgacagaagaagagagacggACAGGGACAGAGAGCGTCCTCGTAAATACTGA